The proteins below come from a single Mya arenaria isolate MELC-2E11 chromosome 6, ASM2691426v1 genomic window:
- the LOC128239224 gene encoding protein MIX23-like, which produces MQCEFEREKTTTTNMAAPMVDGTKDFCPCDDIIRFTKTLNKLRQSDDRFIYKLNSMLPTQTFKTRVNPQEECAHLYEHMLADYNHREKSIQRCIDLKKSEIHELRQKQAQNRDDTDVREKLHKATYMIKQFQKEVPQEMILRQKSFQLFYERCGDHYQPSSS; this is translated from the exons ATGCAATGCGAATTTGAgcgagaaaaaacaacaacaacaaatatggcTGCGCCCATGGTAGACGGCACGAAAGATTTTTGTCCGTGTGATGATATCATTCGTTTCACG AAAACATTGAACAAGCTACGTCAGAGCGATGACCGGTTCATATACAAGCTGAACTCTATGCTGCCGACTCAGACATTCAAGACAAGGGTGAACCCGCAGGAGGAGTGTGCACATCTGTATGAACAT ATGCTTGCAGATTATAATCATCGTGAAAAATCAATACAAAGGTGTATAGATTTGAAAAAGTCTGAAATACATGAGCTTCGACAGAAACAGGCACAAAATAGAGATGATACGGATGTCCGGGAGAAACTTCACAAGGCCACATACATG ataaaacagtttcaaaaagAGGTACCTCAGGAAATGATTCTTAGACAAAAGAGTTTTCAG TTGTTCTATGAGAGATGTGGGGACCATTACCAGCCTTCTAGTTCATGA